The following proteins are encoded in a genomic region of Nitrospirota bacterium:
- the cas4 gene encoding CRISPR-associated protein Cas4, whose amino-acid sequence MTVFDNESTPMVTPSEVIEHVYCPRFTYYMNCLNIPQHEGLRYKVLKGRTLHEKRETANRDYLRKKLGCTDKDISVYLTSRNIGVRGMIDEVLYLSDNTLAPLDYKYAEYTDYTFETHRVQSTLYALLIMENYQKPVHKGFICYAKSENRIKEIVYTEKDFCYAKGAVREVFDVILRGYYPERTQWQNRCIDCCYRNICV is encoded by the coding sequence ATGACAGTCTTTGATAATGAATCCACTCCAATGGTAACACCATCAGAGGTAATAGAGCATGTATATTGCCCACGCTTTACCTATTACATGAACTGCCTGAATATACCACAGCATGAAGGATTAAGATATAAGGTTTTAAAGGGCAGGACACTCCATGAAAAAAGAGAAACTGCCAACAGGGATTATCTGAGGAAAAAGCTTGGATGCACCGATAAGGATATTTCAGTGTATCTCACATCAAGGAATATCGGTGTAAGAGGTATGATTGATGAGGTGCTTTATTTATCAGACAATACCCTTGCACCTCTTGATTATAAGTATGCTGAATATACTGATTATACCTTTGAAACACATAGGGTGCAGTCTACTCTGTATGCCCTTTTGATTATGGAGAACTATCAGAAGCCTGTCCACAAAGGATTTATCTGTTATGCCAAAAGTGAAAACAGGATAAAAGAAATTGTTTACACGGAGAAGGATTTTTGCTATGCTAAGGGTGCAGTGAGAGAGGTTTTTGATGTGATACTCAGGGGCTACTACCCTGAAAGGACACAGTGGCAGAATAGGT
- the cas2 gene encoding CRISPR-associated endonuclease Cas2, with protein sequence MKAGDKLVWVIYDITENTKRTKVAKACKNKGLYRVQKSAFLGTLNKNQLDEFKVMCEDIISPDKDSVYIFPMCEDDFKKVKLLGQAFDRKLVTDEVKALFI encoded by the coding sequence ATGAAAGCAGGGGATAAGCTTGTATGGGTTATTTATGACATCACAGAGAACACAAAGAGGACAAAAGTTGCAAAGGCATGTAAAAACAAAGGGCTCTACAGGGTCCAAAAATCTGCATTCTTAGGCACACTCAACAAAAACCAGTTAGATGAGTTTAAAGTCATGTGCGAGGATATTATAAGCCCTGACAAAGATTCGGTTTATATCTTTCCCATGTGCGAGGATGATTTTAAAAAAGTAAAACTACTCGGACAGGCATTTGACAGAAAGCTTGTAACTGATGAGGTCAAGGCTTTGTTTATATGA
- the cas1 gene encoding CRISPR-associated endonuclease Cas1, which yields MQLVINTYGSYLQKNGDCFKVKTDEQIYEIACKKISSILISTAACISTDAIKMAMENNIDIIFIDNSGDPYGRVWHPKLGSTTLIRRRQLEIAEIDEGLNLALKWVRTKFNNQIGLLQRLKRTRPHKSAEITAYIGKLQDVMKGLNSLSGTISGCRGTIMGLEGSGGRIYFEILSSLMPDRFKFNGRSRNPAKDEFNTLLNYAYGVLYSRVEKACIIAGLDPYVGFIHTDHYNKKSLVFDLIENYRIWADEVVIGLFASRKVKVEHFDKIPNGLTLNKEGKAILLTDFNSFIDESIRYKGRNIKRSNIIQFDCHRIANQLIGDKDESRG from the coding sequence ATGCAGCTTGTCATAAACACATATGGTTCTTACCTTCAAAAAAATGGGGACTGTTTTAAAGTCAAAACAGACGAGCAGATATATGAAATAGCCTGCAAAAAAATCTCATCTATCCTTATATCAACCGCAGCATGTATTTCCACTGATGCAATCAAAATGGCAATGGAAAACAATATTGACATCATCTTTATTGATAATTCTGGTGACCCTTATGGCAGGGTGTGGCATCCAAAGCTCGGAAGCACTACACTCATTAGAAGAAGACAGCTTGAGATTGCTGAAATAGATGAAGGGCTTAATCTTGCTCTAAAATGGGTCAGAACAAAGTTCAATAATCAAATAGGGCTATTACAGAGGTTAAAACGGACAAGGCCGCATAAATCTGCTGAAATCACCGCTTATATCGGTAAGCTTCAGGATGTGATGAAAGGGCTTAATTCACTTTCAGGTACTATAAGCGGGTGTAGAGGCACTATCATGGGTCTGGAAGGTAGCGGTGGCAGAATCTACTTTGAGATTTTGAGTTCTTTGATGCCTGATAGGTTTAAATTTAATGGAAGGAGTAGAAACCCTGCAAAAGACGAGTTTAATACACTTCTCAATTATGCATACGGAGTGCTTTATTCAAGGGTTGAAAAAGCATGCATTATAGCAGGTCTTGACCCTTATGTGGGCTTTATCCACACAGACCACTATAACAAAAAATCCCTCGTATTTGATTTGATAGAGAATTACCGCATATGGGCTGATGAGGTAGTTATCGGTCTTTTTGCATCAAGAAAAGTAAAGGTAGAGCATTTTGACAAAATCCCAAATGGCTTGACCCTTAATAAAGAAGGCAAGGCAATTTTATTGACCGATTTTAATTCCTTCATTGATGAATCAATAAGGTATAAAGGAAGGAATATAAAACGCAGTAATATTATCCAGTTTGACTGCCACAGGATTGCAAATCAGTTAATAGGAGATAAAGATGAAAGCAGGGGATAA